In Halorhabdus rudnickae, the following proteins share a genomic window:
- a CDS encoding acyltransferase, with product MSDDQPSRHDRLDRHQLGGSRNSLRHWIWTRNPIWMLVVPAIIWVLRLVPSVRLKNVVLRALGAEVGDGVALAFGATPDILWPDLLVLEDDAIVGYDATLLCHEYLQDEYRTGEVVIGERAMIGAGAIVLPGVHVGQDAQVAANSLVTEDVPEGTTVAGVPAEVVSGES from the coding sequence GTGAGCGACGATCAACCCTCGCGTCACGACCGCCTGGACCGCCACCAACTCGGGGGGTCGCGCAACTCGCTTCGTCACTGGATCTGGACCCGGAACCCGATCTGGATGCTCGTCGTTCCTGCGATCATCTGGGTTCTTAGACTGGTACCCAGCGTCCGCCTGAAGAACGTTGTCCTGCGGGCACTCGGTGCCGAGGTCGGCGACGGAGTGGCGCTTGCGTTCGGCGCGACGCCGGACATACTCTGGCCCGATCTGCTCGTCCTCGAGGACGACGCCATCGTCGGCTACGACGCGACCCTGCTCTGTCACGAGTATCTTCAGGACGAGTATCGGACGGGCGAGGTCGTGATCGGCGAACGGGCGATGATCGGCGCCGGGGCGATCGTCCTGCCGGGCGTCCACGTCGGCCAGGATGCACAGGTTGCGGCGAACTCACTGGTGACCGAGGACGTGCCGGAAGGGACGACCGTCGCGGGCGTACCGGCAGAAGTCGTCTCTGGAGAGTCCTGA
- a CDS encoding mechanosensitive ion channel domain-containing protein: MVDVAEIIRTLFSEETAVTVAVIVLFIGAVAGYLVWRGTRSLLLRMNVDEAVEGTVFERTMRNLGLSTVGVLAQLSALFVYVLALFIALQIAQLMDTQLFWTRVTGYLPSLFLAAIVVIVGLVVGDKASLAVSERLKSIKLPEVTLLPALVKYSIFYVAGLVALGQLGVATAALIVLLGVYAVGLLFLIGLAFRDLLRAGAAGIYLLLSEPYSIGDEVEIDGNRGVVQEIDVFVTHVESDDGEFIIPNQRVLRSGITRIR; encoded by the coding sequence ATGGTCGACGTCGCCGAAATCATTCGGACACTCTTCTCCGAGGAGACGGCGGTGACAGTCGCGGTTATCGTCCTGTTTATCGGCGCCGTGGCGGGGTATCTGGTCTGGCGCGGGACACGCAGCCTCCTGTTGCGGATGAACGTCGACGAGGCTGTCGAGGGGACAGTCTTCGAGCGAACGATGCGTAACCTCGGGCTGTCGACGGTCGGCGTCCTCGCTCAGCTATCGGCGCTGTTCGTCTACGTGCTGGCACTGTTTATCGCACTGCAGATCGCCCAGCTGATGGATACCCAGCTATTCTGGACGCGCGTTACGGGATATCTCCCGAGCCTGTTCCTCGCGGCGATCGTCGTGATCGTCGGGCTCGTGGTCGGCGACAAGGCCTCGCTGGCGGTCAGCGAACGTCTCAAGAGCATCAAACTCCCGGAAGTAACGCTACTGCCGGCACTGGTCAAATACAGTATCTTCTACGTGGCTGGGCTGGTCGCGCTTGGCCAACTCGGTGTGGCGACCGCTGCTCTGATCGTCCTACTCGGGGTCTACGCCGTCGGGCTACTCTTTTTGATCGGTCTGGCATTCCGTGACCTGCTGCGTGCGGGTGCGGCCGGGATTTATCTGCTATTGTCCGAACCATACAGCATCGGCGACGAGGTCGAGATCGACGGCAACCGTGGCGTCGTCCAGGAGATCGACGTCTTCGTCACACACGTCGAGAGCGACGACGGCGAGTTCATCATCCCCAACCAGCGCGTGCTCCGATCGGGGATCACCAGAATCCGGTAG
- the dacZ gene encoding diadenylate cyclase DacZ: MSEIDDVLGSLAADLDGVVLFSPGSDLHDRLIEDHDVVVVSDEDERGADQFVELPVEFSELSDRIRFGIEGALEKEYVGENDQLLCLATTYGDDVDTAVRIRAGEFTESGVYDLFVNSRAEPGVIRDVVEVAIELGKKGQKGKPVGALFVVGDAGKVMNKSRPLSYNPFEKSHVHVGDPIVNVMLKEFSRLDGAFVISDAGKIVSAYRYLEPSAEGVDIPKGLGARHMAAGAITRDTNATAIVLSESDGLVRAFKRGELILELDPEEY; this comes from the coding sequence ATGAGCGAGATCGACGACGTTCTCGGTTCACTTGCGGCCGATCTGGATGGGGTTGTGCTCTTCAGTCCCGGATCGGACCTCCACGATCGATTGATCGAGGACCACGACGTGGTGGTGGTGAGCGACGAGGACGAGCGGGGGGCAGATCAGTTCGTGGAGTTGCCGGTGGAGTTCTCGGAACTCTCAGACCGGATTCGCTTCGGCATCGAGGGCGCGCTCGAAAAGGAGTACGTCGGCGAGAACGACCAGTTGCTGTGTCTGGCGACGACCTATGGGGACGACGTGGACACGGCCGTGCGGATTCGGGCCGGGGAGTTCACCGAATCCGGCGTCTACGATCTGTTCGTCAACTCACGTGCGGAGCCGGGAGTTATCCGTGACGTCGTCGAAGTGGCGATCGAACTCGGCAAGAAGGGCCAGAAGGGCAAGCCGGTCGGCGCGCTGTTCGTCGTGGGCGACGCGGGGAAGGTCATGAACAAGTCCCGCCCGCTCAGCTACAATCCCTTCGAGAAGAGCCACGTCCACGTGGGCGATCCCATCGTGAACGTGATGCTCAAGGAGTTCTCGCGGCTGGACGGCGCGTTCGTTATCAGCGACGCGGGGAAAATCGTCTCGGCCTACCGGTACCTCGAACCCTCCGCCGAGGGCGTGGACATCCCGAAGGGCCTGGGGGCCCGTCACATGGCGGCCGGGGCGATCACGCGGGACACCAACGCCACGGCGATCGTCCTTTCGGAAAGTGACGGACTGGTCCGGGCGTTCAAGCGCGGCGAGCTGATTCTCGAACTCGATCCGGAGGAGTATTGA
- a CDS encoding glycoside hydrolase family 99-like domain-containing protein: protein MGKSTRRSFLFTGLTTGATVSALRVRRGGRGEADRGRQTDRTQLSAETSREMDSQEGERVTQATVDELLVGAHYYPWYGPGGHTDGLVRTPEMGVYDSQSRDVVERHRDWADSAGIDWLSASWWGPETRTDEIIRSTLAPALDGTNVGFAILYETVGRLSGEGGVDIEDERVRETLVSDFKSLERLFDRPSYQRIDGRPVVFVYGAREFRGDVPAAIDALRDRIDHDVYLLADMTGTAAPTPADRQRMRAFDGVNTYTIAGLAEQSQSGGASFDERLADLYLQWHAAADATQTDFFPTTIPGFETPDAEEFTWPATQDRFERVTEIASQHVDSSVGGLLVTSFNEWHESTAVEPDETSGMDYLRVLDSSLESTNSVLERTYEPVQFTFERTRVPAREDDRDLAYRCERIELHDSTGETVEQYDIGGEGEPLYGRGVYLSESNARRTWRWFGGPTASTVLYIPVNVLRQTTTLSVYGHAMGDTVSTRVDTPNRDGTVTLTTGWSWDRCCLAESSDQCETGQD, encoded by the coding sequence ATGGGGAAGTCAACCCGCCGATCGTTCCTGTTCACTGGGCTCACCACAGGAGCGACGGTCAGCGCTCTCCGTGTACGTCGCGGCGGTCGGGGGGAAGCCGATCGGGGTAGACAGACCGACCGAACCCAGCTGTCGGCGGAGACGAGCCGAGAGATGGATTCACAGGAGGGCGAACGCGTGACACAGGCGACAGTTGACGAGCTGCTCGTCGGTGCGCATTACTACCCGTGGTACGGACCCGGCGGGCACACTGACGGGCTCGTACGAACGCCCGAGATGGGCGTCTATGACTCGCAGTCCAGAGACGTGGTCGAACGCCATCGAGACTGGGCAGACTCCGCCGGCATCGACTGGCTGTCGGCCAGTTGGTGGGGGCCGGAGACACGGACAGACGAGATCATCCGTTCGACACTCGCACCGGCTCTAGATGGGACGAACGTCGGGTTTGCCATCCTCTACGAAACGGTGGGCCGACTGTCGGGCGAAGGCGGCGTCGACATCGAAGACGAGCGTGTCCGGGAGACGCTCGTCTCGGATTTCAAGTCCCTCGAAAGGTTGTTCGATCGGCCAAGCTATCAACGGATCGACGGCCGGCCAGTTGTGTTCGTCTACGGCGCCCGGGAGTTTCGCGGTGACGTCCCGGCAGCGATCGACGCGCTTCGTGATCGGATCGATCACGACGTGTACTTACTAGCGGACATGACCGGAACGGCAGCACCGACGCCCGCTGATCGGCAGCGAATGCGTGCGTTCGACGGCGTCAACACGTACACCATCGCCGGACTGGCTGAGCAATCACAGTCCGGCGGTGCGTCGTTCGACGAGCGTCTCGCGGACCTGTACCTGCAGTGGCACGCAGCCGCGGACGCGACGCAGACGGATTTCTTCCCGACGACGATTCCCGGTTTCGAGACCCCAGATGCGGAGGAATTCACGTGGCCCGCTACCCAGGACCGTTTCGAGCGCGTGACCGAGATTGCGAGCCAGCACGTCGATAGTTCTGTCGGTGGACTCCTGGTGACGTCGTTCAACGAGTGGCACGAGTCCACCGCCGTCGAGCCGGATGAGACCAGTGGGATGGACTACTTGCGGGTACTGGATTCGAGCCTCGAATCGACGAACAGCGTCCTCGAACGGACCTACGAGCCCGTCCAGTTCACCTTCGAGCGGACGCGTGTTCCGGCGAGGGAAGACGACCGGGACCTCGCATACCGATGTGAACGGATCGAATTGCACGACAGCACGGGCGAAACGGTGGAACAGTACGACATCGGCGGGGAGGGAGAACCGCTCTATGGTCGCGGTGTCTATTTGTCCGAGTCCAACGCCCGCAGGACCTGGCGATGGTTCGGTGGCCCAACTGCCTCGACCGTACTGTACATTCCGGTGAACGTGCTCCGGCAGACGACCACCCTCAGCGTGTACGGGCACGCGATGGGAGACACCGTATCGACGAGAGTAGACACCCCGAATCGCGACGGGACTGTCACGCTCACCACGGGATGGTCGTGGGATCGGTGTTGTCTCGCCGAGTCGTCAGACCAGTGCGAAACTGGGCAAGACTGA